In Candidatus Binatia bacterium, the DNA window GGCTGGGTCACGCCCGGGCATATCTTCGCACTCTGGAGGTCGTAGAACTCGCCCTTGTAGGAAAAGTACTCGCCCGCCTCCAGGCCGCGGATGATCTCGATCATCTCGTTCATCCGCTTGCCGCGTCGTTTCCAGGACTGGTTGCAGATATCGAAATCTTCCGGCCAGGGACTGAGACCAACCCCGAGTGCGAGCCTGTTTCCGGAGAGGACAGCAACCGACGTCGCTTGCTTGGCCACCAGTACCGGTTCGCGAATCGGCAGTTTCACCACGAAGGTCGCGAAACGCAGTCGAGTGGTGACGGCCGCCATTGCCGGGATGAGAGAAAACGGCTCGATGAAAGGCTTGCCATCGAGAAAACTACGATCGCCATCATCTGTATAGGGATATTTACTATCCGAGAATTGCGGGTAGCAAATGCTGTCCGGAACCACGGCCGTGTCCCAACCGCAGGCTTCTGCGGCCTGCGCCAACGGCAAATAATGGGTGGGATCACCCATCGACTCTGCGTAGGAAAATCTCATGGTTCTGTCCTATCGGGCTCTAGTTGCCCAGCTTGGATCGATCGGACCAGAAGAGCACCACCGGTGCCGCGATATAGATCGAAGAATATGTGCCCGTGATGAAACCGATCACCAACGTGAAGGCGAATGGTTCCAGCCCCTTGCCGCCGAGGAAGAACAAGGCGAAAAGCACAAAAAGTGCCGTTCCTGTCGTCAGCAGCGTTCGCGACAGAGTGTCATTGATACTGCGA includes these proteins:
- a CDS encoding TIGR03619 family F420-dependent LLM class oxidoreductase: MRFSYAESMGDPTHYLPLAQAAEACGWDTAVVPDSICYPQFSDSKYPYTDDGDRSFLDGKPFIEPFSLIPAMAAVTTRLRFATFVVKLPIREPVLVAKQATSVAVLSGNRLALGVGLSPWPEDFDICNQSWKRRGKRMNEMIEIIRGLEAGEYFSYKGEFYDLQSAKICPGVTQPIPILIGGHSEPALKRAARLGDGWMHAGGDPAELDTYLARLHELRVEAGREKEPFEVHAISMDGYSVDGLKRLEDRGITDVIIGFRDFYRGGDVSYEEKLQPIEQYANDIIAKFRG